The Polaribacter sp. HaHaR_3_91 genomic sequence AAAATGCAGGTGCAACTGTTTTAACAGAAACTAGAAAAGGATATGGTTTTGCTTGTTTAAAAGGAATGGAATACATTAGTAAGCAAGAAACAAAACCAACTATTATTGTATTTCTAGATGGAGATTATTCTGATTACCCAGAACAGTTAACAGAATTAATTCACCCAATATTACATGATAATATCGATTTTGTAATTGGTTCTCGTGTAAAAGATACGAGAGAAAGTGGTTCTATGACGCCGCAACAAGTCTTTGGGAATTGGCTAGCTACCTTTTTAATGAAGTTATTTTTTGGCGCAAAATATACAGACCTAGGTCCTTTTAGAGCTATAAAATACGATAAACTACTAGCCCTAAACATGGTAGATAAGACTTATGGTTGGACGGTAGAAATGCAATTAAAAGCATTAAAACAAAAATTAAGTTACGTAGAAATTCCTGTAAAATATAGAAACAGAATAGGCGTTTCTAAGGTATCAGGTACTGTAAAAGGAAGTATCTTTGCAGGAATTAAAATATTAGGTTGGATTTTTAAATACAGTTTTAAATAGTGGTTATAGAATACATTATCATAATTATTTACTCGTTATCGTTATTGCTCATTTTTATGTATGCATTAGCGCAATTAAATTTACTTTTAAACTATTTAAAAGCAAGAAAGAAAGTAGATAACTCAGAAAAATTTAATTTCTCAAATACAAATGAGATTCCGTTTATTACCATACAATTACCCGTTTATAATGAGTTGTATGTAATGGAGCGCTTGTTAAAAAACATTGCGTTATTAGAATACCCAAGAGAAAAGTTAGAAATTCAGGTTTTAGATGATTCTACCGACGAATCTGTAGAAATAACTGCGAAACTTATCAAAGAAATTCAAGCGCTTGGTATAGACATTCAGCATACTAGAAGAAGCAATAGACAAGGCTTTAAAGCAGGTGCGTTAAAAGAAGGTTTAAAAACAGCCAAAGGAGAATTCATCGCTATTTTTGATGCAGATTTTTTACCAGAACCAGATTGGTTATACAAAACTGTTCCTTATTTTAAAGACCCAGAAATTGGTGTTATTCAAACACGCTGGGGGCATATTAACAGAGATTATTCTACGCTTACTAAAATTCAGGCTTTTGCTTTAGACGCACACTTTACTTTAGAACAAGTAGGTAGAAATAGTCAAGGACATTTTATCAACTTTAATGGTACTGCTGGTCTTTGGAGAAAAGAATGTATTTATGATGCTGGTAACTGGGAAGGAGACACGCTTACTGAAGATTTAGATTTAAGCTATAGAGCACAATTAAAAAATTGGAAATTTAAATACCTAGAAAACGTAGTTACACCGGCAGAATTACCGGTAGTTATTAGCGCTGCTAGATCTCAACAATTTAGATGGAATAAAGGTGGTGCAGAGAATTTTCAGAAGATGATGAAACGTGTTATTAAAAGTAAAAACGTTCCTTTTAAAACTAAAATTCATAGTTTATTACACCTATTAAACAGTTCTATGTTTACATGTATTTTCTTGGTAGCAGTTTTAAGTGTACCTATGTTGTACATTAAAAATGAATATGCGCATCTAAAAATATACTTTTATGTAATGAGCTTTTTTGTAATAAGCTCACTAATATTTTTTGTTTGCTATTGGTTTATGTTTAAAGCAATTTATGGTGGCGGATTTGTAAAATTCATAAAATATATTGGATCTTTTTTCACCTTTTTCTCCATTGCAATGGGGTTTTCTTTACACAATACAATTGCTGTTTTAGAAGGTCATTTAGGTAAAAAAAGTGAATTTATAAGAACTCCAAAATTCAATATTAATGGATTAAAAGGAGAATGGAAAAGCAACAAATACATAAAGAAAAAGCCATCTTTTCATGTTATTTTGGAAGGTTTATTGGCTCTATATTTCGTTTTTGGTATGTACAGTGCATTTGTTGTAGGAGACCAAGGTGGAGATTTCGGTTTATTTCCTTTTCACTTAATGCTTTTTATTGGGTATAGTTATGTATTCGTTAAATCAATATTCTCGAAAGTTTAATGTCGTCTTTTACCAAATACAAAGACGTATTCCTAATTTTAATTAGCACACTTTTATATGTAATTTTTGCCTATTATTTAGAAAGAACAGAATTCTATAAACTTTTATTTTTATGGTTTTCACTTTTTACTTGTTTCTTTTTTTTGATAAAAAGCAAATCTATAAACATCTCAACTTTAATTGGATTAGTGATTCTTTTTAGGTTGATTTTTCTCTTCGCTATCCCAAATTTATCTCAAGATTTCTACAGATTTATTTGGGATGGACGTATGATTCTTGAAGGATTAAATCCGTATTTATCGTTACCAAAAACCTACATTCAACAAGGTCTTCACCCAATAGCAGAAACATCTAATTTGTATGCTGGTATGGGAGAAATGAACGGAAGCCACTACACCAATTATCCTCCTATAAACCAACTCTGTTTTTTAATAGCTGCGTTGTTTGCTAGTAAAAGTATATTTGGTTCTATTGTAGTTTTAAGACTGATTATTATTCTTGCTGATATTGGAATTCTGTACTTCGGAAAAAAACTACTAGAAAGATTAAACTTGCCTGTAAAAAACATTTTTTTGTATGCGTTAAATCCCTTTATAGTTATAGAAATGACAGGTAACTTGCATTTTGAGCCAGTTATGTTATTTTTCTTAATTTGGAGTTTTTACAAATTACATCAACAAAAATGGATATGGGCCGCAGTTCTTTTAGCCTGCTCTGTTTCTGTGAAGCTAATTCCGCTATTATTTTTACCTTTGTTTTTTCAATGGTTTGTAAACTCTAAGATGAATGCCACAAGCATAAAAAAATCTTATAGTGATAAAAAATTAAAATGGATTACTACCTTCTCGGGAATCAAAAAATTGATAGGTTTTTATGCAATAACATTATCAACCATCATCATTCTATTTCTTCCTTTTTACTCATCTGAATTCGTTAATAATTATGCTAATTCTGTAGGCTTATGGTTTCGTAATTTTGAATTTAATGCAAGTTTCTATTATATTTTTAGAGAAATTGGTTACCTATTTAGAGGTTATAATGAGATTGCAATTATTGGGAAAATCACTCCCATTTTAACGATATTATTTTTAGTCATAATCACTTTTTTTAGAAAAAACAACGCTTTAGTTCCATTAATCACAGCAATGTTATTTGGATTGTGTTTTTATTATTTCACGGCAACAACCGTACATCCTTGGTATTTGGCAACACCTTTAATTTTATCCATTTTTACGAAGTATCGCTTTCCAATAATCTGGACAATTGTAATTATTTTTAGTTATCAAGCCTATGCAAACAATCCTTGGGAAGAAAACCTGTGGTTCGTTGGTATAGAATACGTTATCCTCTATGGGTTTCTTATTTTTGAACTTCTAAAGAACCGTAAATATTATAAAATTGTAAAATAATTATTTTATATCATAACTATGATTGGAATTTTGTATTTTAGTCTTTAATTTTTGAATCTAATATGAAAAGACTTACCATAAAAGACATTGCTAAAGAATTTAATGTTTCTATTTCTACTGTTTCTAAAGCACTTAACGACAGTTATGAAATTAGCGTAAGTACAAAAGATAAAATTCAAAAATACGCGAAAGAGAAAAACTACAAACCGAACTTTAATGCACTAAGTTTAAAGAATAGACAGACCAAAACTATCGGAATTATCATTCCGAATATGTTAAACTATTTTTTTGCGCAGGTATTTAACGGTATCGAAAAAGTTGCCAACGACAGAGGTTATAAAATAATTTCATGTATTTCTAATGAGTCTTTTAAGAAAGAAGTAGAAACTATTGAAATGCTTTCTAACGGGAGTATCGATGGTTTTATATTATCGCTTGCAGAAGAAACCGTTTCTAAAGGAGATTATAAACACTTTCAAGAAGTTTTAGACAATGCAACTCCTATTGTTATGTTTGATAGAGTTGCTGAAAAATTAAAATGTGACAAGGTTGTTACAGATAATTTTGACAGTGCTAGAAGTACCGTTTCTTATTTAGTTAAATCTGGTCATAAAAACATTGCCTTTATTTCTACAATGAATAATTTAGATATTGGAAGAAGAAGACAATTAGGTTATTTAAAAGGTTTAGAAGATTACAATCTTAAAGCCGAAAAAAACCTCATCATAAATATTGATGACAATTATAAAAACTACGAGAATATTTTAACTCCTATTTTTAAAGACAACACCATAGATAGTGTTATTGCTACAGACGAATCTTCTGCTATTGCAGCAATGAAAGTAGCTATAAAACAAGGACATAAAATTCCAGAAAACTTTTCTGTTATTTCCTTTTCTAACGGAATCTTAGCAAGACACTCTAGCCCAAGAATGACTACTGTTAGCCAACACGGAGAAATTATGGGAGCTACAGCTGCAGAAATGCTAATAAACAGACTAGAAGACAAGTCTAAGGTGAAGAAAAAGCATGAAACTGTTATTGTTAAGACAGATTTAGTTGAAAGAAATTCTACTAAAAACATATTATAAGTCCACATCTATTTACAGCACAATGAATTTATCTAAAGTAAAATTAGTAGTTTCTGATATGGATGGAACATTACTAAACTCAAAAGGTGAAGTAAGCACCTTATTCTTTGACTTATTTAAACAACTGAAAGAAAAAAACATTACTTTTTGCGCTGCAAGCGGAAGACAATATAATAGTATCGTTTCTAAACTAGATGCCATTAAAAATGATATTTATGTAATTGCAGAAAATGGGGGAATTGCAAAAAAAAATGATGACTTATTAGTCATAAATTTACTTTCTGCAGAAAAAATTAAAAAAATTCTTCCGATTTTAAAAAGTATAGAAAACTCTCATGTAGTTTTGTGTGGGAAAAATGGGGCATTTATAGATTCTAAAGATGAAGATTTTATTGATTTGTTTCAAGAATATTATACCAAATACCAAATTGTAGATGATTTATATAGCGTTATAGACAAAGAGGATTTCTTAAAAGTAGCAATTTATCATTTTACATCTTCAGAACAATACGTATACCCACTTATAAAAGATTTTGATGAAGACTTATTAATTAAAATCTCAGGAAAAAACTGGTTAGATATTTCTGATAAAAAATCAAATAAAGGAAATGCTTTAAGAAAGGTTCAACAAATCTTAAATATTACCAAAGAAGAAACGATGGTTTTTGGTGATTACCATAATGATATAGAAATGTTAAGAGAAGCAGATTTTAGTTTTTCTATGAGAAATGCTCATAAAGACATTACCAAAATTGCTAATTACGCTACCGAAAGTAATGATAATTATGGCGTAGAAAAGGTATTAACACAATTAATAGAAGCTAAGTAACACACTTGCTTTTATCTAGTAAGCAAGTGTTGCCCAATAGATATTGTATTATCTTTTAAGCCGTTAATTTCTTTAATAGTCTCAACAGTTGTATTAAATTTTCTAGCAATAGAGTACAATGTATCTCCTTTTTTAACCTCATAATACTTACCAATAGTTTTCTTGGTTCTAACATCATCCGTCACAACATCTATATTTTTATTGCCAACTCTATTTTTTATTTTATCAAATTCATGTAACCTATAGTCTTCAATAATTTTGATAAGTTTATTTGGATATTTTTTATCCGTGGCATATCCTGCTCTTCTTAACCCTTTAGCCCAACCTTTATAATCATCACTATCATAATCAAACAAAAAAGCATACCTTCTTCTTTGTGTTAAAAATGCAGAATGATCATCATAAGAAGATTCTACATATTGGTATTTTCTAAAGCATTCTCCTTTATGATCATCGTCATGATAAACGCGTTGTCCTTGCCATTCACTATGACATTTTATACCAAAGTGATTGTTCGATTTTAAAGCCAATTCGCTCCTTCCTCTACCCGATTCTAAAATACCTTGGGCTAACGTAATACTAGCAGGAATTCTATGCAAATGCATTTCTTTAACAGAAACTGCTGCATATTTTCTAATATAATCTAAAGTTTGTTTATTTAAATTTGAGTTTTTAGTTATTAAATCTTTAGTTCGTTCTACTTCACTTGATGTAGGTATTTTTACAGGCTTCGGTTCATTTAAAACAACACCAGTATCCCTTTTAGTTCTACTAGCTTTTTTGCTAGACCCACAACTTGATAAAATTAATAAACTAACACAAAATAATACAACTCTTAACTTCATATACTTTTAATTATTGGCTCATTTTTCTTTTCTAACATCTGGTTAAATCCAGCAATTCCCTGAATTCCTCCTGTATGAATTGCCAAAATCTTAGTTCCTTCAGCAAAAAAATCTTTTTTAATTAAATCTATAATACCAAACACCATTTTACCCGTATAAATAGGGTCTAATAGAATGCCTGTTTTATCTGTAAAATCATTAATAAACGTAATTAATTCTTCACTATGCTTGGCATAACCTCCAAAATGATATCCTTTTTGTAATTTCCAATTATCATTTTTAATGGTATATTTTTTTATTTCTTCGGATAAAAAGTTTCCTTTTAACGCAGGGAAACCTAATACCTTTTGTTTTCTTTTTAACGTTTTTATCAAACCAGCTAACGTACCTCCAGTACCAACTGCAGCACACACGTAATTAAACTGAGCATCTTCTTTTGTTAAAATTTCCTCACAGCCATTCACTGCTAAAAAATTTGTTCCTCCTTCTGGAATTAAATAAAAATCGCCCCATTTA encodes the following:
- a CDS encoding glycosyltransferase family 2 protein, yielding MDQLIKVIIPAYNEQDSIANVINDIPKIVNEVIVISNNSTDNTEVNAKNAGATVLTETRKGYGFACLKGMEYISKQETKPTIIVFLDGDYSDYPEQLTELIHPILHDNIDFVIGSRVKDTRESGSMTPQQVFGNWLATFLMKLFFGAKYTDLGPFRAIKYDKLLALNMVDKTYGWTVEMQLKALKQKLSYVEIPVKYRNRIGVSKVSGTVKGSIFAGIKILGWIFKYSFK
- a CDS encoding cellulose synthase family protein, translating into MVIEYIIIIIYSLSLLLIFMYALAQLNLLLNYLKARKKVDNSEKFNFSNTNEIPFITIQLPVYNELYVMERLLKNIALLEYPREKLEIQVLDDSTDESVEITAKLIKEIQALGIDIQHTRRSNRQGFKAGALKEGLKTAKGEFIAIFDADFLPEPDWLYKTVPYFKDPEIGVIQTRWGHINRDYSTLTKIQAFALDAHFTLEQVGRNSQGHFINFNGTAGLWRKECIYDAGNWEGDTLTEDLDLSYRAQLKNWKFKYLENVVTPAELPVVISAARSQQFRWNKGGAENFQKMMKRVIKSKNVPFKTKIHSLLHLLNSSMFTCIFLVAVLSVPMLYIKNEYAHLKIYFYVMSFFVISSLIFFVCYWFMFKAIYGGGFVKFIKYIGSFFTFFSIAMGFSLHNTIAVLEGHLGKKSEFIRTPKFNINGLKGEWKSNKYIKKKPSFHVILEGLLALYFVFGMYSAFVVGDQGGDFGLFPFHLMLFIGYSYVFVKSIFSKV
- a CDS encoding HAD family hydrolase — protein: MNLSKVKLVVSDMDGTLLNSKGEVSTLFFDLFKQLKEKNITFCAASGRQYNSIVSKLDAIKNDIYVIAENGGIAKKNDDLLVINLLSAEKIKKILPILKSIENSHVVLCGKNGAFIDSKDEDFIDLFQEYYTKYQIVDDLYSVIDKEDFLKVAIYHFTSSEQYVYPLIKDFDEDLLIKISGKNWLDISDKKSNKGNALRKVQQILNITKEETMVFGDYHNDIEMLREADFSFSMRNAHKDITKIANYATESNDNYGVEKVLTQLIEAK
- a CDS encoding 1-aminocyclopropane-1-carboxylate deaminase/D-cysteine desulfhydrase; its protein translation is MAQNQQVFLPILEEKNIELFIKREDLIHPFVSGNKFRKLKYNLEEAKKLKKKAVLTFGGAYSNHIVATAVAGKMEGLKTFGIIRGEELGKNLEQTLEENPTLKVAHEHGMKFHFVSRELYRQKTSFGFIEKMKNKWGDFYLIPEGGTNFLAVNGCEEILTKEDAQFNYVCAAVGTGGTLAGLIKTLKRKQKVLGFPALKGNFLSEEIKKYTIKNDNWKLQKGYHFGGYAKHSEELITFINDFTDKTGILLDPIYTGKMVFGIIDLIKKDFFAEGTKILAIHTGGIQGIAGFNQMLEKKNEPIIKSI
- a CDS encoding LacI family DNA-binding transcriptional regulator; this translates as MKRLTIKDIAKEFNVSISTVSKALNDSYEISVSTKDKIQKYAKEKNYKPNFNALSLKNRQTKTIGIIIPNMLNYFFAQVFNGIEKVANDRGYKIISCISNESFKKEVETIEMLSNGSIDGFILSLAEETVSKGDYKHFQEVLDNATPIVMFDRVAEKLKCDKVVTDNFDSARSTVSYLVKSGHKNIAFISTMNNLDIGRRRQLGYLKGLEDYNLKAEKNLIINIDDNYKNYENILTPIFKDNTIDSVIATDESSAIAAMKVAIKQGHKIPENFSVISFSNGILARHSSPRMTTVSQHGEIMGATAAEMLINRLEDKSKVKKKHETVIVKTDLVERNSTKNIL
- a CDS encoding glucosaminidase domain-containing protein → MKLRVVLFCVSLLILSSCGSSKKASRTKRDTGVVLNEPKPVKIPTSSEVERTKDLITKNSNLNKQTLDYIRKYAAVSVKEMHLHRIPASITLAQGILESGRGRSELALKSNNHFGIKCHSEWQGQRVYHDDDHKGECFRKYQYVESSYDDHSAFLTQRRRYAFLFDYDSDDYKGWAKGLRRAGYATDKKYPNKLIKIIEDYRLHEFDKIKNRVGNKNIDVVTDDVRTKKTIGKYYEVKKGDTLYSIARKFNTTVETIKEINGLKDNTISIGQHLLTR
- a CDS encoding mannosyltransferase, which codes for MSSFTKYKDVFLILISTLLYVIFAYYLERTEFYKLLFLWFSLFTCFFFLIKSKSINISTLIGLVILFRLIFLFAIPNLSQDFYRFIWDGRMILEGLNPYLSLPKTYIQQGLHPIAETSNLYAGMGEMNGSHYTNYPPINQLCFLIAALFASKSIFGSIVVLRLIIILADIGILYFGKKLLERLNLPVKNIFLYALNPFIVIEMTGNLHFEPVMLFFLIWSFYKLHQQKWIWAAVLLACSVSVKLIPLLFLPLFFQWFVNSKMNATSIKKSYSDKKLKWITTFSGIKKLIGFYAITLSTIIILFLPFYSSEFVNNYANSVGLWFRNFEFNASFYYIFREIGYLFRGYNEIAIIGKITPILTILFLVIITFFRKNNALVPLITAMLFGLCFYYFTATTVHPWYLATPLILSIFTKYRFPIIWTIVIIFSYQAYANNPWEENLWFVGIEYVILYGFLIFELLKNRKYYKIVK